One stretch of Rhipicephalus sanguineus isolate Rsan-2018 chromosome 10, BIME_Rsan_1.4, whole genome shotgun sequence DNA includes these proteins:
- the LOC119406642 gene encoding uncharacterized protein LOC119406642, which produces MAVEDNAYEIVLPTLPTGRVVNNTLLLHGDVRERPYKVEDFRDALATCLRCHGTGHVRRDCRVPRCSKCRRCGHADADCVRTYASATGRPKDDENEELMDVAEAEEAARGIDEAGKRSGPEDTSTPSSGDAPKGDGPVDQPAVGDMSGTKGHQPATQVVPAASGCDTRKGKAPTLHRGAGESSVSTDASPAVTSSSPAPKVGEPTSLNEPQPEKSGVHTPPNVTAASKRPHPTTSNDGTEATVTANEEPPAKSAQVRRSSLRPRPNVPADKRGGNAEHVGQVQVPAPDGNAGDGIV; this is translated from the exons ATGGCTGTCGAAGATAACGCTTACGAGATTGTGCTGCCTACTCTGCCCACTGGCCGTGTTGTTAACAACACGTTGCTtttgcacggagacgtgcgtgagcGGCCCTACAAGGTCGAGGACTTCAGAGATGCCCTCGCCACG TGCCTGCGCTGCCACGGCACGGGACACGTTCGCCGGGACTGCAGGGTGCCCCGGTGTTCGAAGTGCCGGCGTTGCGGACACGcggacgcggactgcgtccgtacctacgcgtcggcgaccgggCGGCCAAAGGACGACGAAAATGAAGAGCTCATGGACGTCGCCGAGGCGGAGGAGGCTGCGAGGGGAatcgacgaggcaggaaagcggtCAGGGCCAGAGGACACGTCGACGCCTTCCAGCGGTGACGCCCCGAAAGGAGACGGGCCGGTGGACCAACCAGCTGTAGGCGACATGTCGGGGACAAAGGGCCACCAGCCAGCAACACAAGTCGTCCCAGCGGCGTCAGGATGCGATACCCGAAAGGGCAAGGCACCAACGCTTCATAGAGGGGCGGGCGAGTCGAGTGTGTCAACCGACGCGTCGCCGGCAGTCACGTCGAGTTCACCAGCACCCAAGGTTGGCGAACCTACAAGCTTGAACGAGCCACAACCGGAGAAGAGTGGCGTTCACACGCCGCCCAATGTCACCGCGGCCTCCAAGCGCCCCCACCCCACTACCAGCAACGATGGTACTGAAGCGACCGTAACTGCCAACGAGGAACCACCCGCCAAGAGTGCCCAAGTACGGCGGTCATCCCTTCGACCGCGCCCCAACGTTCCGGCCGACAAGCGCGGCGGCAACGCGGAGCACGTGGGGCAAGTCCAAGTACCTGCGCcggatggcaacgccggcgacggCATCGTCTAG